CTCGCCCCGCAGGAGAGGGGCTCTGTCCACAGCAGGTCTGTTGCCATGTCTCTTATGACAGCCTCAACCGTCCGCAACCCCATTAAGGTGCAAATGCATCGAAACCGTTATGCTGCGTGGCAGCAAAACCGCACGGATGGGTGGAATGCTTTATCAACTGCATGAGCTGACCCGCAATCTGCTAGCCCCCTGGGTGCATCAGGCCCAGGCGAACGCCAAGATGTTTTCCGACCCCGACAGCCTGTGGGCCTCGCTCCCGGGTGCCAAACGCATGGCTGCCAGCAACGAGCTGTTCCACCGGCTGGGCAAGGAATACGAAAAGCCGGCCTGGGCGCTGGACGATGTCGAGGTGGACGGCCATTCGCTGCCCATCATCGAGCGCGAAGTGCTGAGCAAGCCGTTCTGCCGCCTGCTGCGCTTCAAGCGTTTCAGCGATCACGTCGAGCTGATCGGCAAGATGAAGGAGCAGCCGGCGGTGCTGGTGGTGGCCCCTTTGTCCGGCCACCACGCCACCCTGCTGCGCGACACCGTGCGCACCCTGCTGCGCAACCACAAGGTCTATGTGACCGACTGGGTGGACGCGCGCATGGTGCCGCTGGAGGCAGGCGCGTTCCGGCTCGAGGACTACATCACCTATATCCAGGACTTCATCCGCCACATCGACGCCGCGCGCCTGCATGTGGTGAGCGTGTGCCAGCCCACCGTACCTGTGCTGGCAGCGGTGTCGCTGATGGCCAGCAACGACGAGCCCACGCCGCGCTCGCTGGTGATGATGGGCGGCCCGATCGATGCGCGTCGCAGCCCCACCCAGGTCAACAACCTGGCCACGGAAAACGGCATCGAGTGGTTCCAGAACAACCTGATCCACACCGTGCCGTTCCCGTATCCGGGCCACGGCCGTCAGGTGTATCCGGGCTTTCTGCAGCACGCCGGTTTCCTGTCGATGAACCCCAACCGGCACGTGATGTCGCACTGGGATTTCTACACCGACCTGGTCAAGGGCGACCTGCAGGATGCGCAAGCGCACCGGCAGTTCTACGACGAGTACAACGCCGTGCTCGACATGCCGGCAGAGTATTACCTGGACACGATCCGCGTGGTGTTCCAGGAGTTCCTGCTGCCGCAGGGCAAATGGAAGGTGGACGGCCAGCTGGTCAAGCCCTCTGCCATCCGCAATACCGCCTTGCTGAGCATCGAAGGCGAGCTGGACGACATGGCAGGCCTGGGCCAGACCGAAGCCGTGCACGATCTGTGCACCGGCATCGACGCGGCGCACCGCCGCCATCTGGTGGTGGAAGGTGCCGGCCATTACGGCATTTTCAGCGGCCGCCGCTGGCGCGAAGTGGTATACCCGCAGGTGCGCGAGTTCATCGCCCGCTACGATGCCGACCCTGTGGGCAGCCGCGATCCGGCCACCGTCACCCCGATCCGCAAGCGCGGCAAGCGCGCCTGATCCACGCAAAAAAATCCCCGGTTCTGCCGGGGATTTTTTTGTACCGGGACCAAGAGCGACCAAGGAACCGACGGTGCTCATCAGGCGGGCGCGGCCGGGGGCTCGGTGCAACATGTATCACGCGTACGCTGCGGTTCCTGTGCGCTGCCTACACCCGCCTGACGACTGCTCGCTACGTTTTGTCAGCTGCTCTGTGTGCGACAGCTCAGGCAAGGCCATGCCGGCCTGAAAATGCCAGCATCGCTGCTGCGCACGCTGCTCCATCGGTCAAGCGCGTCACGCCGCCGCCTCGCCGCTCTTGACCAACAGTTGCTTGGCGAACATGCCGTGCAGTTTGCCGAAGGCGCGCGCCAGATGCAGGGTGACGAACAGCAACAGCACGCCCACTGCGAACAAAGGCAGCGTCAGCCAGGAACTGGTGATGTCCACGCCGTCCCAGGTCAGCACTGCCGTGTTGTCGAACAACGCGACGAACGGTGAAGCAGCCAGCCCCAGGGAGAGCGACAGCAGCGTGGTGAACACGGTGAAGTACACGATGCCCAGCGGCAGCATCAGCAGGAAGTACAGCATCGTGCTCCAAGTGCGCGCATCGGTGAACATCGCACCGATGCGCCGCAGCCAGCCGCCCTGCGCACCCGGATGCTGCGGGCGGCGCGGCATGCGCACCCCCAGCAAGGCCTCTACCACGCGTCCTTCCACCAGCGACAGCACCCGCACCGAGCCGAAGAACAGCACCAGCAGCGGTACGCCGACGATCAGGATCAACAGGCCCAATGACAGGCTGGTGCCGGTGACCACCCAGGTGAAATAGAACACGCCGGTGACCAGCGACAGCAGCATGTAGAACAGCGCGCCATAGGTCCGCGGGTCTGCCGCCACGCCGAAGAACTTGCCCAGCCACGTGCTGCGCCGGGGCGGCAGCGGCGGACGCAAGGCGCGGCTCACCGTGACTTCGGTTTCGCGATAGATCTCGGCCACTTCCTCGGGCGCCCCGTAGCTGCCGGCCACGCCTGCAATGACGTCGGCTTCGCTCTTGTCCTTCTGCCCTGCCAGCTCGGCTCGCAGATATTCTTCGGCGTCGTAGAGCGCGTCCTGGATCATTGCCGGGTCGGCACCGGACAGCGCCTGGCGCAACTGCAGCAGATAATCGGGAATGGTGGTCGGCAACGGACGTGGGTATGCGGTGGTCATCATGAGTGGGTCCCCTCCAGCACGGAATCAACGGAATCACGGGTGGCACGCCAAGCGGCGGTCCAGTCGCGCAGGCAGTCACGCCCGCTCTCGGTCATGCGGTAATAGCGTCGCGGCGGCCCGGAGGCCGATGGCTCGACATGGCTCTGCAGCAAGCCCGCCCCTTCCAGGTTGCGCAGCACCGGATACAACGCACTCTGTTTGCCGCTGAGCACGCCCTCCAGACCTTCCAGCCGTTTGGCGATCAGATAGCCGTACAGCGGCTCCCCGGCCTGGGCCAGTACCGCCAGCAAGGCCAACGACACCGTGCCGGCACTGAGCTCCTTCTGGAACTTCCTCAGATGGACATCCGGCTCGCTCATCGCCATCTCCCGCTAGGTTGAGGGCAATGCTATGTAGACGTTGGGTATAGCGGATGTGCTGGTAGTCATGGGCCGGGATTCGGGATTCGGGATTGGCAACTGCGGGGTTGCGCTGGTTGGCCGAACACCGGCCTTGCTGCAAGCCCCACGGTCAACGGCCCATGCGCTCCGCTGTAGCGAATCCCTGCTGCCGAATCCCCAATCCCAGCGAGTTCATGAGCTTAGAACCTTCGGGTTACTGCCTTTCCGCCGAGGCTCCACTACAGTCAACGCCCCCTGTGCCGATAAACCTGGCTCAGGTGGCTTTCACTTTTCGATAGGGCGATACGATGCAACTGACACGCTTGGCGCAGCCGGCCATGGCTGATACTTCCTTTGGTGCCACACGGCGGCGCCTGTGCCTTGCGATTGGGTTGGCGTTGCCGGGCCTTGCTCTGGCGCAGGTGCAGCCTGCACCGGCCAATGCCGAACAGGCCGTGGCAGAGCCCGCCAAGGCACCGGTCACCGCCGCGCCGGCTACCGCCAAGGGCTATCCGCAGGAAGCCCAGGGTTGGGGAGCCAAGCAGGGCGGCAATATGTGGCAGGTGCGCTGGGCCGAAGACTGGTCGTATCTGAAGGATCCGTCCAAGCGCAAGAGCCCGTTCGATCCGCTTAAGTACATCCCGCTCAGCGAAGACGGCGATGTGTATGT
The window above is part of the Xanthomonas cassavae CFBP 4642 genome. Proteins encoded here:
- a CDS encoding sensor domain-containing protein — its product is MMTTAYPRPLPTTIPDYLLQLRQALSGADPAMIQDALYDAEEYLRAELAGQKDKSEADVIAGVAGSYGAPEEVAEIYRETEVTVSRALRPPLPPRRSTWLGKFFGVAADPRTYGALFYMLLSLVTGVFYFTWVVTGTSLSLGLLILIVGVPLLVLFFGSVRVLSLVEGRVVEALLGVRMPRRPQHPGAQGGWLRRIGAMFTDARTWSTMLYFLLMLPLGIVYFTVFTTLLSLSLGLAASPFVALFDNTAVLTWDGVDITSSWLTLPLFAVGVLLLFVTLHLARAFGKLHGMFAKQLLVKSGEAAA
- a CDS encoding polyhydroxyalkanoate depolymerase, with the translated sequence MLRGSKTARMGGMLYQLHELTRNLLAPWVHQAQANAKMFSDPDSLWASLPGAKRMAASNELFHRLGKEYEKPAWALDDVEVDGHSLPIIEREVLSKPFCRLLRFKRFSDHVELIGKMKEQPAVLVVAPLSGHHATLLRDTVRTLLRNHKVYVTDWVDARMVPLEAGAFRLEDYITYIQDFIRHIDAARLHVVSVCQPTVPVLAAVSLMASNDEPTPRSLVMMGGPIDARRSPTQVNNLATENGIEWFQNNLIHTVPFPYPGHGRQVYPGFLQHAGFLSMNPNRHVMSHWDFYTDLVKGDLQDAQAHRQFYDEYNAVLDMPAEYYLDTIRVVFQEFLLPQGKWKVDGQLVKPSAIRNTALLSIEGELDDMAGLGQTEAVHDLCTGIDAAHRRHLVVEGAGHYGIFSGRRWREVVYPQVREFIARYDADPVGSRDPATVTPIRKRGKRA
- a CDS encoding PadR family transcriptional regulator; this encodes MSEPDVHLRKFQKELSAGTVSLALLAVLAQAGEPLYGYLIAKRLEGLEGVLSGKQSALYPVLRNLEGAGLLQSHVEPSASGPPRRYYRMTESGRDCLRDWTAAWRATRDSVDSVLEGTHS